Proteins encoded by one window of Microbacterium testaceum:
- a CDS encoding ROK family protein — MDATTATPSLRRHSLDAVLRHAWEADAFTASDVIAAVGVTRSTAIDVLDELTARRLLAEMPNARAVGEYSKGRPARRFAFQPGSGVVVGVDAGRGHVTATVADLRGETLATSRVTVDPERDSPDRRRRAAETIVDATLTRARRGRSDIVAMCVGVPAPVDRHGRSPVHHDRFWERMNPGFVDTFQAWSPIVRVENDASLAAVAERARGAAVGCDDFVALLAGERFGAGIHLDGHLLRGKHGGAGETVAFDRVEGVGSAEGLAPRCVDAARAALADESLPADSALRGLDPESFDAKTVLDLAATGDAGALAIARQVGGALAGVVGIFGSLFDVDRVIVSGAIAAGAGPIIDAAIAALPRALDLPAPEVVASGLGADIVSIGAVAAAVEAARENALDLPVFALPEDRARA; from the coding sequence ATGGATGCGACGACCGCCACGCCCTCGCTGCGCCGACACAGCCTCGACGCGGTGCTGCGGCACGCGTGGGAGGCCGACGCCTTCACCGCGAGCGACGTGATCGCCGCCGTCGGGGTGACCCGCTCGACGGCGATCGACGTGCTTGACGAGCTCACCGCCCGGCGACTGCTGGCCGAGATGCCGAACGCCCGCGCCGTCGGGGAGTACTCCAAGGGCCGGCCCGCGCGGCGCTTCGCCTTCCAGCCCGGCTCCGGCGTCGTCGTCGGCGTCGATGCCGGGCGCGGTCACGTGACCGCCACCGTCGCCGACCTGCGCGGAGAGACCCTCGCCACCTCGCGCGTGACCGTCGACCCCGAACGCGACTCCCCCGACCGGCGCCGACGCGCGGCCGAGACGATCGTGGACGCGACCCTCACGCGCGCGCGACGAGGCCGCTCGGACATCGTTGCGATGTGCGTCGGGGTGCCCGCCCCCGTCGACCGCCACGGACGCTCGCCCGTGCACCACGACCGATTCTGGGAACGCATGAACCCCGGCTTCGTCGACACCTTCCAGGCGTGGTCGCCGATCGTCCGCGTCGAGAACGACGCCTCTCTCGCGGCCGTCGCCGAACGCGCGCGGGGGGCCGCCGTCGGCTGCGACGACTTCGTCGCCCTGCTCGCCGGAGAACGATTCGGCGCCGGCATCCACCTCGACGGTCACCTGCTGCGCGGAAAACACGGCGGCGCGGGCGAGACCGTGGCCTTCGACCGCGTCGAGGGCGTCGGCAGCGCCGAGGGTCTCGCGCCCCGCTGCGTCGACGCGGCGCGAGCGGCGCTCGCCGATGAGAGCCTTCCGGCCGACAGTGCGTTGCGCGGGCTCGACCCCGAGTCGTTCGACGCCAAGACCGTGCTCGACCTCGCCGCGACGGGCGATGCCGGGGCCCTCGCCATCGCGCGACAGGTGGGCGGGGCGTTGGCCGGGGTGGTCGGCATCTTCGGCAGCCTGTTCGACGTCGACCGCGTGATCGTCTCGGGCGCCATCGCCGCGGGCGCGGGCCCCATCATCGACGCCGCGATCGCCGCCCTGCCGCGCGCCCTCGACCTGCCCGCCCCCGAGGTCGTCGCCTCGGGCCTCGGCGCCGACATCGTCTCGATCGGCGCGGTCGCCGCCGCCGTCGAGGCGGCGCGCGAGAACGCCCTCGACCTGCCCGTCTTCGCGCTGCCCGAGGATCGTGCGCGGGCGTGA
- a CDS encoding extracellular solute-binding protein yields the protein MSTKTRAGRRWLAATTVGVLGASLLAGCSADGRETIRFTFSKREALSFMNDVVAQYNASQDKVRVEMDSSGVDVVSASFVRGNPPDIMLANYNYEVARFVQRCALTDLSGTAAAASVREDLQPLMDQYGSCEGRTSALPYSVMAASVIYNKQIFDQLGLQVPTTYDELIQVAETLKQNGVTPFYGTFKDDWTVAQGWYDYSVGGSLNVIDFFDGLAAEGDQVGPDSSVSFAKDFTEPMNRMLELARDYTNPDAESRAYGDGNLAFAQGEAGMYLQGPWALGEIAKTAPDLPVGTFPLPMTDDPADLKVRVNMDLAAIIPEASRHQDAARDFLEYLYQPEIIEAYNESQLGFAPTKDAPSPSDPRVAGMIPYYDEGAVYQGASVLVPKTIPTFNYAQAMIFGTSPESTLRTMDEDWSRLAFRQPPASTNDAAGEEAAQ from the coding sequence GTGTCGACGAAGACCAGAGCCGGGCGACGGTGGCTCGCGGCGACCACGGTGGGGGTGCTCGGGGCGAGTCTGCTCGCGGGCTGCTCCGCCGACGGGCGCGAGACCATCCGCTTCACCTTCAGCAAGCGCGAGGCGCTGTCGTTCATGAACGACGTCGTCGCGCAGTACAACGCCTCGCAAGACAAGGTGCGCGTCGAGATGGACAGCTCCGGCGTCGACGTCGTCTCGGCGAGCTTCGTTCGCGGTAACCCGCCCGACATCATGCTCGCCAACTACAACTACGAGGTCGCCCGCTTCGTGCAGCGCTGCGCGCTCACCGACCTCAGCGGCACCGCGGCGGCCGCGAGCGTCCGTGAAGACCTGCAGCCGCTCATGGACCAGTACGGCTCGTGTGAAGGTCGCACCAGCGCCCTGCCGTACTCGGTGATGGCCGCATCCGTCATCTACAACAAGCAGATCTTCGACCAGCTCGGGCTTCAGGTGCCCACCACCTACGACGAGCTGATCCAGGTCGCCGAGACCCTGAAGCAGAACGGCGTGACCCCGTTCTACGGCACCTTCAAAGACGACTGGACCGTCGCGCAGGGCTGGTACGACTACTCCGTCGGCGGCTCGCTGAACGTCATCGACTTCTTCGACGGCCTCGCCGCCGAGGGCGACCAGGTCGGTCCCGACTCGTCGGTGTCGTTCGCGAAGGATTTCACCGAGCCCATGAACCGCATGCTCGAGCTGGCGCGGGACTACACGAATCCGGATGCCGAGAGCCGGGCCTACGGCGACGGCAACCTCGCCTTCGCTCAGGGCGAGGCGGGCATGTACCTGCAGGGACCGTGGGCGCTCGGCGAGATCGCCAAGACGGCGCCCGACCTGCCCGTCGGCACGTTCCCGCTGCCCATGACCGACGACCCGGCCGACCTCAAAGTGCGCGTCAACATGGACCTCGCCGCGATCATCCCCGAGGCGTCGCGCCACCAGGACGCCGCCCGGGACTTCCTCGAATACCTTTACCAGCCCGAGATCATCGAGGCCTACAACGAGTCGCAGCTCGGCTTCGCCCCCACGAAGGACGCCCCCTCGCCGAGCGATCCGCGTGTGGCGGGGATGATCCCCTACTACGACGAGGGCGCCGTCTACCAGGGCGCGTCGGTGCTCGTGCCCAAGACCATTCCGACCTTCAACTACGCGCAGGCGATGATCTTCGGCACGTCGCCCGAGTCCACCCTGCGCACGATGGACGAGGACTGGTCGCGCCTGGCGTTCCGCCAGCCCCCGGCCTCGACGAACGATGCCGCTGGCGAGGAGGCCGCGCAATGA
- a CDS encoding carbohydrate ABC transporter permease, with amino-acid sequence MTTTTTIVTGGKATARRSSRRIEPIYYLFLLPTLVLFTLAITVPGLIGIFFSFTDSIGLGEWNFTGLTNYIAIFSDPAILQAYLFTFGFSVATVIVVNVAAFLLAVGLTAQIRFKKALRTVFVIPMVISGIIIAYVFNFLFSNSVPEAGAALGIPWLETSLLANPDLAWVAIVIVTAWQAIPGTLLIYIAGLLAVPGDVYEAAGLDGASKTQQLLRITLPLVAGYVVINVILGFKGFLNAYDIIVGLTGGGPGTATRSVAMSIILGFNGGDYAYQMANAALFFVVAVVISLLQLSLTRGRNTLS; translated from the coding sequence ATGACCACCACCACCACGATCGTCACGGGAGGCAAGGCGACAGCGCGTCGCAGCTCCCGCCGGATCGAGCCGATCTACTACCTGTTCTTGCTGCCGACGCTCGTGCTGTTCACGCTCGCGATCACGGTTCCCGGTCTCATCGGCATCTTCTTCAGCTTCACCGACTCGATCGGGCTGGGGGAGTGGAACTTCACCGGGCTCACCAACTACATCGCGATCTTCAGCGACCCCGCGATCCTGCAGGCCTACCTGTTCACCTTCGGGTTCTCGGTGGCGACGGTCATCGTGGTCAACGTCGCCGCCTTCCTGCTGGCGGTGGGGCTCACCGCGCAGATCCGCTTCAAGAAGGCCCTGCGCACGGTGTTCGTCATCCCGATGGTGATCTCGGGCATCATCATCGCCTACGTCTTCAACTTCCTCTTCAGCAACTCGGTGCCCGAGGCGGGGGCCGCCCTCGGCATCCCGTGGCTCGAGACGAGCCTGCTCGCCAACCCCGACCTCGCGTGGGTCGCGATCGTGATCGTCACCGCGTGGCAGGCCATCCCCGGCACGCTCCTGATCTACATCGCGGGTCTGCTGGCGGTGCCCGGCGACGTGTACGAGGCCGCCGGCCTCGACGGGGCGAGCAAGACCCAGCAGCTGCTGCGCATCACGTTGCCGCTGGTGGCCGGGTACGTCGTGATCAACGTCATCCTCGGCTTCAAGGGCTTCTTGAACGCGTACGACATCATCGTCGGTCTCACCGGCGGTGGCCCCGGCACCGCGACGCGCAGTGTCGCGATGTCGATCATCTTGGGATTCAACGGAGGCGACTACGCCTACCAGATGGCCAACGCCGCGCTCTTCTTCGTGGTCGCCGTCGTCATCTCGCTCCTGCAGCTCTCGCTGACCCGGGGAAGGAACACCCTGTCATGA
- a CDS encoding carbohydrate ABC transporter permease, whose protein sequence is MTALNQPALAVEQAELTLPERQGPAGAGPSRRRSRRVGMERVDWSTTTILVLCALTVLLPLYVTVSMALKSGTQVVDGNAFSFPSPISFDGFVQAWTLTKFPVGLAISLLVTAGTVVATIILAAFASYAIARNWDRKLFRYSFFYLLAAMFIPFPVVALPQIQLTGRVGLDNPLGVIILATMFQLSFSVLLFTAFLRSIPLELEESARIDGATTWQTFWQLIFPLLAPMSATVGIFAFLYAWNDFMMPSLIISDPALQTLPVRQNLFQTQFSNNYNVAFASYLMAMAPAIVAYLFTQRWVMAGVTQGAVKG, encoded by the coding sequence ATGACCGCCCTCAACCAGCCCGCCCTCGCCGTGGAGCAGGCCGAGCTGACCCTCCCCGAGCGCCAGGGTCCCGCCGGGGCCGGGCCGTCGCGCCGCCGCTCCCGCCGCGTCGGCATGGAGCGCGTCGACTGGTCGACGACGACCATCCTCGTGCTCTGCGCCCTCACCGTGCTGCTGCCGCTGTACGTCACCGTCTCGATGGCGTTGAAGAGCGGCACCCAGGTCGTCGACGGCAATGCGTTCTCGTTCCCCTCGCCGATCAGCTTCGACGGGTTCGTCCAGGCGTGGACGCTGACCAAGTTCCCGGTGGGTCTCGCGATCTCGCTGCTGGTCACCGCCGGCACCGTCGTCGCCACGATCATCCTCGCGGCCTTCGCCTCGTACGCGATCGCCCGCAACTGGGACCGCAAGCTCTTCCGCTACTCGTTCTTCTACCTGCTCGCGGCCATGTTCATCCCGTTTCCCGTCGTCGCGCTGCCGCAGATCCAGCTCACGGGCCGGGTCGGTCTCGACAACCCGCTGGGCGTGATCATCCTCGCCACGATGTTCCAACTGAGCTTCAGCGTGCTGCTGTTCACCGCGTTCCTGCGCTCGATCCCCCTCGAGCTGGAGGAGAGCGCGCGCATCGACGGCGCGACCACCTGGCAGACGTTCTGGCAGCTGATCTTCCCGCTGCTGGCCCCGATGAGCGCCACGGTCGGCATCTTCGCCTTCCTCTACGCCTGGAACGACTTCATGATGCCCTCGCTCATCATCAGCGATCCGGCTCTGCAGACCCTGCCTGTGCGTCAGAACCTGTTCCAGACGCAGTTCTCCAACAACTACAACGTCGCCTTCGCCTCGTATCTGATGGCCATGGCCCCCGCGATCGTCGCCTACCTCTTCACCCAGCGATGGGTGATGGCGGGCGTCACGCAGGGCGCCGTCAAGGGCTGA
- a CDS encoding glycoside hydrolase family 13 protein: MGDGGRHAGRRQGLTDHPLERTTVTTAAPSVHARELSDAPDWWRQAVVYQVYPRSFADTNGDGLGDIPGITSRVPYLAELGVDAVWLSPFYPSALADGGYDVADYRDVDPRLGTLADMDELIAQLHAHGIRVVVDIVPNHTSNDHAWFQEALAAGRGSAARERYIFREGTGPDGSEPPTDWVSVFGGSGWERVADGQWYFHNFDVSQPDLNWSNPEVRADFVTTLRFWSDRGVDGFRIDVAHMLTKDLSEPLPSRAELDAMPIDGTHPLLDRDDVHEVYAEWRAVFNSYDPPRTAVAEAWVHPSRVPLYASADSLGQSFNFDLLEADFDARQFRTIVADNLALAATSGSSTTWVLSNHDVVRHATRYGLPDAERGDDGRPTLKHGNEWLLSGGQSPTLDAERGERRARAAALFVLGLPGSAYLYQGEELGLHEVAEIPDDQRQDPTFFRSPGVDLGRDGCRVPLPWSESGPAFGFGEGGAHLPQPDWFATYAVDLQDGDPASTLTLYRRALDLRHELQTDEELSWVETEAGDVVAFERPNGWTIVTNFGEEPVALPAGGLLLSSRPLVDGALPGETTAWLRRG, encoded by the coding sequence ATGGGTGATGGCGGGCGTCACGCAGGGCGCCGTCAAGGGCTGACCGACCATCCCCTCGAAAGGACCACCGTGACCACCGCAGCACCGTCCGTGCACGCCCGCGAACTCTCCGATGCCCCCGACTGGTGGCGCCAGGCCGTCGTGTATCAGGTCTATCCCCGCAGCTTCGCCGACACGAACGGCGACGGTCTCGGCGACATCCCCGGCATCACCTCGCGCGTTCCCTACCTGGCCGAGTTGGGGGTGGATGCCGTCTGGCTCAGCCCCTTCTACCCCTCGGCCCTCGCCGACGGCGGCTACGACGTGGCCGACTACCGCGACGTCGACCCGCGGCTCGGGACCCTGGCCGACATGGACGAGCTCATCGCGCAGCTGCACGCCCATGGCATCCGCGTCGTCGTCGACATCGTGCCGAACCACACCTCCAACGACCACGCCTGGTTCCAGGAGGCCCTGGCCGCCGGCCGCGGGTCGGCCGCGCGCGAGCGGTACATCTTCCGCGAGGGCACCGGTCCCGACGGGTCCGAGCCGCCCACCGACTGGGTGTCGGTCTTCGGCGGGTCGGGGTGGGAGCGCGTCGCCGACGGCCAGTGGTACTTCCACAATTTCGACGTCTCGCAGCCCGACCTGAACTGGTCGAACCCCGAGGTGCGCGCCGACTTCGTCACGACCCTGCGCTTCTGGAGCGACAGGGGCGTCGACGGGTTCCGCATCGACGTAGCGCACATGCTCACCAAGGACCTCAGCGAGCCCCTGCCCTCGCGGGCCGAGCTCGACGCGATGCCGATCGACGGCACCCACCCGCTCCTCGACCGCGACGACGTTCACGAGGTCTACGCCGAGTGGCGGGCGGTGTTCAACTCGTACGACCCGCCGCGCACGGCCGTGGCCGAGGCGTGGGTGCATCCCTCGCGCGTGCCGCTGTACGCCAGTGCCGACAGCCTCGGCCAGTCCTTCAACTTCGACCTGCTCGAGGCCGACTTCGACGCGCGGCAGTTCCGCACGATCGTGGCCGACAACCTCGCCCTCGCCGCGACTTCGGGCTCGTCGACCACGTGGGTGCTGTCGAACCACGACGTCGTCCGTCACGCCACGCGGTACGGCCTTCCCGACGCCGAGCGCGGCGACGACGGTCGGCCGACGCTCAAGCACGGCAACGAGTGGCTGCTGTCGGGCGGGCAGTCGCCGACCCTCGACGCCGAGCGGGGCGAGCGCCGTGCCCGCGCGGCCGCGTTGTTCGTGCTGGGCCTGCCCGGGTCGGCCTATCTGTACCAGGGCGAAGAGCTGGGCCTGCACGAGGTCGCCGAGATCCCCGACGATCAGCGCCAGGACCCCACGTTCTTCCGCAGCCCGGGCGTCGACCTGGGCCGAGACGGATGCCGCGTGCCCTTGCCCTGGTCCGAGTCGGGGCCGGCTTTCGGCTTCGGAGAGGGCGGTGCGCATCTTCCGCAACCGGACTGGTTCGCCACCTACGCCGTCGATCTGCAGGACGGCGACCCCGCGTCCACCCTGACGCTCTACCGCCGCGCCCTCGACCTCCGCCACGAGCTGCAGACCGACGAGGAGCTGTCGTGGGTCGAGACGGAGGCCGGCGATGTCGTGGCGTTCGAGCGCCCGAACGGCTGGACGATCGTGACCAACTTCGGCGAAGAACCGGTGGCCCTGCCGGCGGGCGGGCTGCTCCTGTCGAGCCGCCCGCTCGTCGACGGCGCCCTCCCCGGCGAGACGACGGCCTGGTTGCGTCGGGGCTGA